In one window of Duganella dendranthematis DNA:
- a CDS encoding type II secretion system F family protein yields the protein MALSRSAGNQVKESVFAWEGKDKTGKTVRGELRAGGEAVVNVTLRRQGIMVTKVKKKVYRSGKKVTDKDITLFTRQLATMMKAGVPLLQSFDIVGKGHGNPSVSKLVMDLRADIETGTSLNQAFRKFPLYFDPLFCNLVGAGEQAGILEDLLTRLAIYKEKTIAIKSKIKSALTYPVSILAVAFLVTAVIMIWVVPAFKEVFTSFGANLPAPTLFVMALSEFFVKWWYVIFGGLFAAIYFFFRAWQRSLQMQRFMDKLLLRLPVFGEVIRKATIARWTRTLSTMFAAGVPLVESLDSVGGAAGNAVYLDATRKIQTEVSTGTSLTVAMQNADVFPNMVTQMVSIGEESGSLDAMLGKVADFYEDEVDEAVASLSALMEPAIMVILGVLIGGLVVAMYLPIFKLGAVV from the coding sequence ATGGCACTATCGCGCAGCGCGGGCAATCAGGTCAAGGAATCGGTCTTCGCCTGGGAAGGCAAGGACAAAACCGGCAAGACCGTGCGCGGCGAACTGCGCGCCGGCGGCGAGGCGGTGGTCAACGTCACGCTGCGCCGCCAGGGCATCATGGTCACCAAGGTCAAGAAGAAGGTGTACCGCTCCGGCAAGAAAGTCACCGACAAGGACATCACGCTGTTCACGCGCCAGCTGGCGACGATGATGAAAGCCGGCGTGCCGCTGCTGCAATCGTTCGACATCGTCGGCAAGGGCCACGGCAATCCGTCGGTGTCCAAGCTGGTGATGGACTTGCGCGCCGATATCGAAACCGGCACCAGCCTCAACCAGGCATTCCGCAAGTTTCCGCTGTATTTCGATCCGCTGTTCTGCAACCTGGTAGGCGCCGGCGAACAGGCCGGCATCCTGGAAGACCTGCTGACGCGGCTGGCGATCTACAAGGAAAAGACGATCGCCATCAAGAGCAAGATCAAGTCGGCGCTGACCTATCCGGTGTCGATCCTGGCGGTGGCCTTCCTGGTCACGGCGGTGATCATGATCTGGGTGGTGCCGGCCTTCAAGGAAGTGTTCACCAGTTTCGGCGCCAACCTGCCGGCGCCGACGCTGTTCGTGATGGCGCTGTCGGAATTCTTCGTCAAATGGTGGTACGTCATCTTCGGCGGCCTGTTCGCCGCCATTTATTTCTTCTTCCGCGCCTGGCAGCGCTCGCTGCAAATGCAGCGCTTCATGGACAAGCTGCTGCTGCGCCTGCCGGTGTTTGGCGAAGTGATCCGCAAAGCCACCATCGCCCGCTGGACCCGTACGCTGTCGACCATGTTTGCGGCCGGCGTACCGCTGGTGGAATCGCTCGACTCGGTCGGCGGCGCGGCCGGCAACGCCGTCTACCTGGACGCCACGCGCAAGATCCAGACCGAAGTGAGCACCGGCACCAGCCTGACGGTAGCGATGCAGAACGCCGACGTGTTCCCCAACATGGTCACGCAGATGGTCTCCATCGGCGAAGAATCCGGCTCGCTGGACGCCATGCTGGGCAAAGTGGCGGACTTCTACGAAGACGAAGTGGACGAGGCCGTGGCCTCGCTGTCGGCGCTGATGGAGCCGGCCATCATGGTTATCCTGGGCGTGCTGATCGGCGGCCTGGTGGTGGCCATGTACCTGCCGATCTTCAAGCTAGGCGCGGTGGTCTGA
- the pilB gene encoding type IV-A pilus assembly ATPase PilB gives MAAVLPNAVPSAPMPGLARALMQAGRLSAVQAEALQKKSVADKQAFIDVLLSSGAIESKALAAFCAETFAYPLLDVNTLSVDALPAKIIDNKLMQTQRVIALSKRGNKMSVAISDPTNTQALDQIKFQTESTVEPVIVAHDALLQLLARLNKSSEQSIADLAGDEAEIQFAEEEEVASAAADNAANEVEDAPVVRFLNKMLMDAVNLGASDLHFEPFEKFYRIRFRVDGVLMEHAQPPISIKEKLVSRIKVLAKLDISEKRVPQDGRMRLIVSPTKTVDLRISTLPTLFGEKTVMRILDATQAQMGIDSLGYDPDQRELLLDAIQRPYGMVLVTGPTGSGKTVSLYTCLNILNKPGINISTAEDPAEINLPGVNQVNVNDKAGLTFPVALKSFLRQDPDIIMVGEIRDLETADIAIKAAQTGHMVFSTLHTNDAPSTLTRLMNMGVASFNIASSVILITAQRLARRLCSCKQPVDITPELLIKAGFKPEELDGSWKPYGPVGCERCNGGGYKGRVGIYQIMPITPAIENLILAHGNAMQIAAQSEAEGVKSLRQSGLVKVKAGLTSLEEVLGCTNE, from the coding sequence ATGGCCGCAGTCCTCCCGAACGCAGTGCCAAGCGCCCCGATGCCGGGACTGGCGCGGGCATTGATGCAAGCAGGACGGCTTTCCGCCGTCCAGGCCGAAGCCTTGCAAAAAAAATCAGTCGCGGACAAGCAGGCTTTCATCGACGTGCTGCTGTCCAGCGGCGCGATTGAATCGAAGGCGCTGGCCGCCTTCTGCGCTGAAACCTTCGCCTACCCGCTGCTGGACGTCAATACGCTGAGCGTCGACGCCCTGCCCGCCAAGATCATCGACAACAAGCTGATGCAGACGCAGCGCGTGATCGCGCTGTCCAAGCGCGGCAACAAGATGTCAGTGGCGATTTCCGATCCGACCAACACGCAGGCGCTGGACCAGATCAAGTTCCAGACCGAGTCCACCGTCGAACCGGTGATCGTGGCGCACGACGCGCTGCTGCAACTACTGGCGCGCCTCAACAAGAGCAGCGAACAAAGCATTGCCGACCTGGCCGGCGACGAAGCCGAAATCCAGTTCGCCGAGGAAGAGGAAGTTGCCAGCGCCGCCGCCGACAACGCCGCCAACGAAGTCGAGGACGCGCCGGTGGTGCGCTTCCTCAACAAGATGCTGATGGACGCCGTCAACCTCGGCGCTTCCGACTTGCACTTCGAGCCGTTTGAAAAGTTCTACCGCATCCGCTTCCGCGTCGACGGCGTGCTGATGGAGCATGCGCAGCCGCCGATTTCGATCAAGGAAAAACTGGTCTCGCGCATCAAGGTGCTGGCCAAGCTGGACATCTCGGAAAAGCGCGTGCCGCAGGACGGCCGCATGCGCCTGATCGTCTCGCCGACCAAGACCGTCGACCTGCGCATCTCGACGCTGCCGACGCTGTTCGGCGAAAAGACCGTGATGCGGATTCTCGACGCCACCCAAGCGCAGATGGGCATCGACTCGCTCGGCTACGATCCCGACCAGCGCGAACTGCTGCTGGACGCCATCCAGCGTCCCTACGGCATGGTGCTGGTGACCGGCCCGACCGGCTCCGGCAAGACGGTGTCGCTGTACACCTGCCTCAACATTCTGAACAAGCCTGGCATCAACATCTCCACCGCCGAAGATCCGGCCGAGATCAACCTGCCCGGCGTGAACCAGGTCAATGTCAACGACAAGGCCGGCCTGACTTTCCCGGTGGCGCTGAAGTCCTTCCTGCGCCAGGACCCGGACATCATCATGGTCGGCGAGATCCGCGACCTGGAGACGGCCGACATCGCCATCAAGGCGGCGCAGACCGGGCACATGGTGTTCTCCACGCTGCACACCAACGACGCGCCGTCGACGCTGACTCGGCTGATGAACATGGGCGTGGCGTCGTTCAATATCGCCTCGTCGGTGATCCTGATTACCGCCCAGCGCCTGGCGCGCCGCCTGTGCAGCTGCAAGCAGCCGGTCGACATCACGCCCGAACTGCTGATCAAGGCCGGTTTCAAGCCGGAGGAGCTGGACGGCAGCTGGAAACCCTACGGACCGGTCGGTTGTGAACGCTGCAACGGCGGCGGCTACAAGGGCCGGGTCGGCATCTACCAGATCATGCCGATCACGCCCGCGATCGAAAACTTGATCCTGGCGCACGGCAACGCGATGCAGATCGCCGCGCAGTCGGAGGCGGAAGGCGTCAAGTCGCTGCGCCAGTCCGGGCTGGTCAAGGTCAAGGCCGGCCTCACCAGCCTGGAAGAAGTGCTCGGCTGCACCAACGAATAA
- a CDS encoding HlyC/CorC family transporter, whose product MDTVPLWVQLLALFLLILCSAFFAMAETALMAANRYRLRHEAKRGSRRAATTLWLLDRTDKLLSLVLIANTLFNAAATALVTSLAIQTFGHDDNVITVSTGVVAFLLIVFAEISPKVIGATFPEKIALPTSMILKPLMALAKPMIWFVNLFVSQLLKVFGIKAGSHAHDPRLSPEELRSIVLEGGNFIPQKHKSILLNLFDLETVSVEDIMTPRAQVEALNLELPVEEIKRELTTCYHNKLPVYEGEINRIVGILHVRKAVALLNQEEELTIEHFRELLTTPYFIPQDTRLFTQLQYFQENKERLGIIVDEYGEVQGLVTLDDIIEEMIGEFTTSTPGAAKADSFGWDGNGECLLDGATPLRDVNKRLGLSFPLDGPKTLNGMLLELLQEIPDAPISIKVDQCIIEVVQVHDQAIKVVKLRRPPGH is encoded by the coding sequence TTGGATACCGTGCCCCTTTGGGTGCAATTGCTTGCACTCTTCTTACTGATCCTGTGTTCAGCCTTCTTCGCGATGGCGGAAACCGCTTTGATGGCGGCCAATCGCTATCGCCTGCGCCATGAAGCCAAGCGCGGCAGCCGACGCGCCGCCACCACGCTGTGGCTGCTCGACCGTACCGACAAGCTGCTGTCGCTGGTACTGATCGCCAATACGCTGTTCAACGCCGCCGCCACCGCGCTGGTCACCTCGCTGGCGATCCAGACCTTCGGCCACGACGATAACGTGATCACCGTTTCCACCGGCGTGGTGGCCTTCCTGCTGATTGTGTTCGCCGAGATTTCGCCGAAAGTCATCGGCGCCACCTTCCCGGAAAAAATCGCGCTGCCAACCAGCATGATCCTGAAGCCGCTGATGGCGCTGGCCAAGCCGATGATCTGGTTCGTCAACCTGTTCGTGTCGCAGCTGCTGAAAGTGTTCGGCATCAAGGCCGGCTCGCACGCCCACGATCCGCGCCTGTCGCCGGAAGAGCTGCGCTCGATCGTGCTGGAGGGAGGTAATTTCATCCCCCAAAAGCACAAGAGCATCCTGCTCAACCTGTTCGACCTGGAGACCGTCTCGGTCGAAGACATCATGACGCCGCGCGCGCAGGTCGAGGCGCTCAACCTGGAATTGCCGGTTGAAGAAATCAAGCGTGAGCTGACCACCTGCTACCACAACAAGCTGCCCGTCTACGAAGGCGAGATCAACCGCATCGTCGGCATCCTGCACGTGCGCAAGGCGGTCGCGCTGCTGAACCAGGAAGAAGAGCTGACCATCGAGCACTTCCGCGAACTGCTGACCACGCCCTATTTCATCCCGCAAGACACCCGCTTGTTCACCCAGTTGCAGTACTTCCAGGAGAACAAGGAACGGCTAGGCATCATCGTCGATGAATACGGCGAGGTGCAGGGCCTGGTCACGCTGGACGACATCATCGAAGAAATGATTGGCGAATTCACCACGTCCACGCCGGGCGCTGCCAAGGCCGACAGCTTCGGCTGGGACGGCAACGGCGAATGCCTGCTGGACGGCGCCACCCCGCTGCGCGATGTCAACAAGCGCCTCGGCCTCAGCTTCCCGCTCGACGGTCCCAAGACCTTGAACGGCATGCTGCTGGAACTGTTGCAAGAAATTCCAGACGCGCCAATCAGCATCAAGGTCGACCAGTGCATCATTGAAGTGGTGCAGGTGCACGACCAGGCCATCAAAGTCGTCAAATTGCGACGCCCACCCGGCCACTAG
- a CDS encoding FlxA-like family protein has protein sequence MQAQLERFQKQLSDCVNCASAKTPQGKADIQAISARISQIEQRIAQAQSRPGSQAAPPPDATSAASSPTTGYGGLIDVFA, from the coding sequence TTGCAGGCACAACTGGAGCGTTTTCAAAAACAGTTATCGGACTGCGTCAATTGCGCGTCCGCCAAAACCCCGCAAGGTAAGGCCGATATCCAGGCCATCTCAGCCCGCATCAGCCAGATTGAACAGCGCATCGCGCAGGCGCAAAGTCGCCCCGGCAGCCAGGCTGCCCCGCCGCCCGACGCCACATCGGCGGCCTCGTCCCCAACGACGGGCTATGGCGGCCTGATCGACGTCTTTGCCTGA
- a CDS encoding pentapeptide MXKDX repeat protein: MNKITTTLIVACLMMSGAVYAQDAMKKDEMSKDAMAKDGMKKDAMKKPMHKDKMAKDEMKKDDMKKDEMAKDAMKK, from the coding sequence ATGAACAAAATCACCACCACCCTGATCGTCGCTTGCCTGATGATGTCCGGCGCCGTCTACGCCCAGGACGCGATGAAGAAAGACGAGATGTCCAAGGACGCCATGGCCAAGGACGGCATGAAAAAAGATGCCATGAAAAAGCCGATGCACAAAGACAAAATGGCCAAGGACGAGATGAAAAAGGACGACATGAAGAAGGATGAGATGGCTAAAGACGCGATGAAAAAATAG
- a CDS encoding molybdopterin-dependent oxidoreductase, translating to MLADAIGRIAQPSRRAFVQRSLTLGGLTLLTGCAPDNQESIDAALTGISRFNDRVQGLLFDPTRLAPTYPDFMIAQPFPFNAYYGEEEIREVDGDSWRLELSGMIADRKPWTLAQLRALPQQSQVTRHICVEGWSAIGKWGGVPFSHFLRRVGADLSAKYVGFKCADDYFTSIDMATALHPQTLMALSYNDQTLPPRYGFPMKLRMPTKLGYKNPKHIQAIFVTNTYPGGYWEDQGYNWFGGS from the coding sequence ATGCTGGCAGACGCCATCGGCCGCATCGCCCAGCCATCCCGCCGCGCCTTCGTGCAGCGCAGCCTGACGCTTGGCGGCCTGACCCTGCTCACCGGTTGCGCACCCGACAACCAGGAAAGCATCGACGCGGCGCTGACCGGCATCTCGCGCTTTAACGACCGCGTCCAGGGCTTGCTGTTCGATCCCACCCGTCTGGCGCCGACCTATCCCGATTTCATGATCGCCCAGCCTTTCCCGTTCAACGCCTACTACGGCGAAGAGGAAATCCGCGAGGTCGATGGCGATAGCTGGCGGCTCGAGCTCAGCGGCATGATCGCCGACCGTAAGCCATGGACGCTAGCCCAACTGCGCGCCCTGCCCCAGCAGTCGCAAGTCACGCGCCACATCTGCGTCGAAGGCTGGAGCGCGATCGGCAAATGGGGCGGCGTGCCGTTCTCGCATTTCCTCCGCCGCGTCGGCGCGGACCTGAGCGCGAAATATGTCGGCTTCAAATGTGCCGACGACTACTTCACCAGTATCGACATGGCCACCGCCCTGCATCCGCAAACGCTGATGGCGCTGAGCTATAACGACCAGACCCTGCCGCCACGCTATGGCTTTCCGATGAAGCTGCGCATGCCGACCAAGCTGGGATACAAGAATCCGAAACACATCCAAGCCATCTTCGTCACCAATACCTACCCCGGTGGATATTGGGAAGACCAGGGCTATAACTGGTTCGGCGGCAGTTGA
- a CDS encoding cytochrome b/b6 domain-containing protein, giving the protein MNAIAAHSTIHPLWLRLTHWLNATAVLLLVASGWRIYNATQFFDFAIPRGITLGGWLGGALQWHFAAMWLLFANGILYLLINLFSGRLRRQFFPIMPRQVLRDLGAALRGKLAHADPRHYNSVQRLAYVFVMVDSVVLVLSGLVLWKSVQFPLLRELVGGYEAARRVHFFAMAGLCGFIVVHVVMVALVPRTLLAMLRGR; this is encoded by the coding sequence ATGAATGCCATCGCCGCACACAGCACCATCCATCCGCTCTGGCTGCGGCTGACGCATTGGCTCAACGCCACGGCGGTGCTGTTACTCGTCGCCAGTGGCTGGCGCATCTACAACGCCACGCAATTTTTCGACTTCGCCATCCCACGCGGTATCACCCTGGGCGGATGGCTGGGCGGCGCCTTGCAGTGGCATTTCGCCGCCATGTGGCTGCTGTTCGCCAACGGCATCCTGTATTTGCTGATCAACCTGTTCTCCGGTCGCCTGCGGCGTCAATTTTTCCCGATTATGCCACGCCAGGTACTGCGCGACCTCGGCGCCGCCTTGCGCGGAAAACTGGCCCATGCCGATCCGCGCCACTACAACAGCGTGCAACGGCTGGCCTATGTGTTCGTCATGGTCGACAGCGTGGTGCTGGTGCTGTCCGGACTGGTGCTATGGAAGTCGGTGCAATTTCCGCTGTTGCGCGAACTGGTAGGCGGCTATGAGGCGGCGCGGCGCGTGCACTTCTTCGCCATGGCCGGACTGTGCGGCTTCATCGTGGTGCATGTGGTGATGGTGGCGCTGGTACCGCGCACACTGCTGGCCATGCTGCGCGGCCGCTAA
- a CDS encoding sigma-70 family RNA polymerase sigma factor: MQRIPEVDPLRSTELRLHALFSQGTAGDALAYRRFLQATATHLRAFLRRRLSRWPDEVEDLVQEALLAIHNQRLSYDTGVPLTSWVYAIARYKLIDWLRRHARQDSLHDSLDDVDEGEHALFSSSDEAAGDARRDLTKLLALLPEKQRDAIILTKLEGLSVREAADSLQMSDAAIKVSVHRGLKALATILREAT, translated from the coding sequence ATGCAACGAATACCTGAGGTGGATCCTTTACGCAGCACTGAATTACGCCTGCATGCCTTGTTCTCGCAAGGCACGGCCGGTGACGCCCTGGCATACCGTCGCTTCCTGCAGGCGACGGCAACGCATTTGCGCGCCTTTTTGCGGCGGCGCCTGAGCCGCTGGCCGGACGAGGTGGAGGATCTGGTACAGGAGGCGCTATTGGCGATCCACAATCAGCGCCTCAGCTACGATACCGGCGTGCCGTTGACATCCTGGGTGTACGCGATTGCGCGCTACAAGCTGATCGACTGGCTGCGGCGGCATGCCCGGCAGGACAGCCTGCACGACTCGCTGGACGACGTCGACGAGGGGGAGCATGCGCTGTTTTCCAGTAGCGACGAAGCGGCCGGCGACGCCCGGCGCGACCTGACCAAGTTACTTGCGCTGCTGCCGGAGAAGCAGCGCGATGCAATCATTCTCACCAAGCTGGAAGGTTTGTCGGTACGCGAGGCGGCGGACAGCTTGCAGATGTCGGATGCGGCCATCAAGGTCTCGGTCCACCGGGGCTTGAAAGCACTGGCGACCATTTTAAGAGAAGCGACATGA
- a CDS encoding NrsF family protein, whose translation MKTDDLIMMLSSGPDVRPAPRPLTASLLPLSAGLLACVVLMLVLLGVRSDLMQAAALPAFWLKVSFSLLLAWAGWLAAKRLAAPGARIAALPLYLGAPVAALWCIAAILLWQAGPEARTPLFWGATWRYCPLLIALLSMPLFIAALRVMRGLAPTRLRLAGAAAGFAAGATAALVYCLHCPEMSPVFVGFWYLLGMLIPTALGALIGPRVLAW comes from the coding sequence ATGAAGACCGATGACCTGATCATGATGTTGTCCAGCGGGCCGGACGTGCGTCCCGCGCCGCGGCCGCTCACGGCCAGCCTGTTGCCGTTGTCTGCGGGTTTGCTGGCCTGCGTGGTGCTGATGCTGGTGTTGCTGGGCGTTCGCAGCGATCTGATGCAGGCGGCGGCCTTGCCGGCGTTTTGGCTGAAAGTGTCGTTCTCGCTGTTGCTGGCTTGGGCTGGCTGGCTGGCGGCGAAGCGTCTGGCCGCGCCGGGCGCGCGCATAGCGGCGCTGCCCTTGTATCTTGGTGCGCCGGTGGCGGCGTTGTGGTGCATCGCGGCGATCCTGCTGTGGCAAGCCGGTCCCGAGGCGCGCACGCCGCTGTTCTGGGGCGCGACGTGGCGTTACTGCCCTTTGCTGATCGCACTGTTGTCCATGCCGCTATTCATTGCCGCACTGCGCGTCATGCGTGGCCTGGCGCCGACGCGTTTGCGTTTGGCTGGCGCGGCCGCAGGGTTTGCAGCTGGCGCCACGGCGGCCTTGGTGTATTGCCTGCATTGCCCTGAGATGAGTCCGGTATTTGTCGGCTTCTGGTATCTGTTGGGCATGCTGATCCCGACCGCGCTCGGCGCCTTGATCGGCCCACGCGTGCTGGCCTGGTAG
- a CDS encoding MarR family winged helix-turn-helix transcriptional regulator, whose product MHENQLDAAPSTRVLRQFRIVFNAVKTHFRNVEKAAGIGGSQLWALSVIQQHPGIGVNGLASKMDIHQTTASNLVKTLLGQGLIEQAKSSSDRRMVTMTLSPAGERSLEKAPMPFAGVLPDALASIDAATLIRLEHDLDILIAALEAGNAGADTPLSDL is encoded by the coding sequence ATGCATGAGAATCAACTGGACGCAGCGCCATCAACTCGCGTCCTGCGTCAATTCCGCATTGTCTTTAATGCGGTCAAAACCCATTTCCGCAACGTTGAGAAAGCCGCAGGCATCGGCGGCTCACAGCTGTGGGCGCTGAGCGTGATTCAGCAGCATCCGGGAATCGGCGTCAACGGACTGGCCAGCAAGATGGATATTCATCAGACCACCGCCAGCAATCTGGTCAAGACGCTGTTGGGGCAAGGGTTGATTGAACAGGCAAAAAGCAGCAGCGATCGCCGCATGGTGACGATGACGCTGTCGCCCGCCGGGGAGCGCAGTCTGGAAAAGGCGCCGATGCCATTTGCCGGCGTGCTGCCCGATGCGCTGGCGTCCATCGATGCCGCCACCCTGATCCGGCTGGAACACGATCTCGACATCCTGATTGCAGCGCTGGAAGCAGGCAACGCCGGCGCCGACACGCCGCTGTCCGACCTGTAA
- a CDS encoding chloride channel protein, with protein MKTKHNITASFNREFRDWRLWATRAIVVAAACVAGLTVVAFTWLGEEALGLFMDVVRLYPWATLVWTPLCAAAIVWVTRRYFAAAAGSGIPQVMATLDPAASAPAQGRLVSFKLSVAKVALTTWGLLAGLSLGREGPSVQVAAGIMLTARRWLPERTAVTAHGLLVAGGAAGIAAAFNTPLAGIMFAIEELSRTPEQRSSGLLMSAIVLAGLMAVSVYGNATYFGIIHASGIDLSLLLPGLLVAVISGGLGGLFSRLLQASLSGNGRDFMSRLRGARPVLFAAVCGLLVAVIGFVSGGATFGSGYSHTRDMVAGQETLPALFLLLKFVATWLTTWSGVPAGIFAPSLAIGAAIGNDIALLLHSPNATALIALGMVGFLAAATQAPLTSFIIVMEMVDGHSMVLSLMACAMVARTVSRVISAPLYSVLAQQQLSNATASVAAVQ; from the coding sequence ATGAAAACCAAGCACAACATCACCGCGTCCTTCAACCGTGAATTTCGCGATTGGCGCCTGTGGGCGACCCGCGCCATTGTGGTCGCCGCCGCTTGCGTCGCCGGCCTGACGGTGGTTGCCTTTACCTGGCTAGGAGAGGAAGCGCTTGGGCTGTTCATGGACGTCGTGCGTCTCTACCCCTGGGCCACGCTGGTATGGACGCCGCTGTGTGCGGCAGCAATCGTCTGGGTCACACGCCGCTACTTTGCTGCGGCGGCCGGATCGGGCATTCCGCAAGTGATGGCCACGCTGGACCCCGCCGCGTCAGCGCCGGCCCAGGGCAGGCTGGTGTCCTTCAAGCTGAGCGTGGCCAAGGTGGCGTTGACGACCTGGGGCTTGCTGGCCGGCCTGTCGCTGGGCCGCGAGGGACCATCGGTGCAGGTCGCCGCCGGCATCATGCTGACGGCGCGCCGCTGGCTGCCCGAGCGCACCGCCGTCACCGCACACGGCTTGCTGGTGGCGGGCGGCGCGGCCGGCATTGCAGCCGCATTCAATACGCCGCTGGCCGGCATCATGTTTGCGATTGAAGAGCTGTCGCGCACGCCGGAGCAGCGCAGCAGCGGGCTGTTGATGTCGGCCATCGTGCTGGCGGGTTTGATGGCGGTCTCGGTATATGGCAACGCCACCTATTTCGGCATTATTCATGCGAGCGGAATCGATCTGTCGTTGCTGCTCCCCGGCTTGTTGGTCGCCGTGATCAGCGGCGGGCTTGGCGGCCTGTTCTCGCGCCTGCTGCAAGCTTCCCTGAGCGGAAATGGACGCGATTTCATGTCACGCTTGCGTGGTGCGCGTCCGGTGCTGTTCGCAGCGGTGTGCGGGCTGCTGGTGGCGGTGATCGGCTTCGTATCGGGCGGCGCCACATTCGGCAGCGGCTACAGCCATACGCGCGATATGGTGGCTGGACAGGAGACATTGCCGGCTCTGTTCCTGCTGTTAAAGTTTGTCGCCACCTGGCTGACCACCTGGTCGGGCGTGCCGGCCGGCATCTTCGCGCCGTCGCTGGCCATCGGTGCGGCGATTGGCAATGACATTGCGTTGTTGCTGCATTCACCGAATGCCACTGCGCTGATTGCGCTCGGCATGGTTGGCTTTCTGGCCGCCGCCACGCAGGCGCCGTTGACCTCGTTCATCATCGTAATGGAGATGGTCGACGGCCATTCAATGGTGCTGAGTCTGATGGCGTGCGCGATGGTGGCGCGTACCGTGTCACGCGTCATCAGTGCGCCGCTGTACAGCGTACTGGCGCAACAGCAACTCAGCAATGCGACGGCCTCCGTGGCCGCCGTTCAATAG
- a CDS encoding VOC family protein has product MQIDHIFIRVSPGGAEAELLRAFGLSEGSGNTHPGQGTANRRFFFANAFIELLWIADAEEVANAQTRPTMLRERLSAGDTGVASPFGICFRPAVPFATWDYAPAYLPSGMTIGIADAPLSEPMWFSTSAGKAPQHFADDRRQPLDHAAGLGSITSLRCTMPSLTAFSPAALASGIQLAQGDAHLLEISFDHTARGLSKDFRPALPLVFHY; this is encoded by the coding sequence ATGCAAATAGACCACATCTTCATTCGCGTATCGCCCGGAGGCGCCGAAGCCGAACTGCTGCGCGCGTTCGGCCTGAGCGAAGGCAGCGGCAACACGCATCCCGGCCAAGGCACGGCCAACCGCCGCTTCTTCTTCGCCAACGCGTTTATTGAATTGCTGTGGATTGCCGATGCGGAGGAAGTCGCCAACGCGCAGACCAGGCCGACCATGCTGCGCGAGCGCCTGTCGGCCGGCGATACCGGCGTGGCCTCGCCGTTCGGCATTTGCTTCCGTCCTGCCGTGCCGTTTGCCACCTGGGATTACGCGCCCGCCTACCTGCCGTCGGGGATGACCATCGGCATCGCCGACGCGCCGCTGTCGGAGCCGATGTGGTTCTCCACCTCGGCCGGCAAGGCGCCGCAACACTTCGCCGATGACCGCCGCCAGCCGCTGGATCATGCCGCCGGACTCGGCAGCATCACCAGTCTGCGTTGCACGATGCCGTCTCTGACCGCCTTCTCGCCAGCAGCGCTGGCCAGCGGCATCCAGTTGGCGCAAGGCGATGCACACCTGCTGGAAATCAGCTTTGACCACACAGCCCGTGGCCTGAGCAAGGACTTCCGCCCCGCCCTGCCGCTCGTCTTCCACTATTGA